The region CCGTGGTCCGGGCACCGGCCGACGGCTACACCCTGTTCTTCACGGCCAGTCCCACGTTGACCGTCACGCCGGCCATCCAGAAGACCTCCTTCGATCCGGTGAAGGATTTCCAGCCGGTGGCGGCCGTGGTCAGCTACACCAACGTCTTGCTGGTCAGCGCGCAGTCCCCGTATCGCGACGTGCAGGCCCTGGCGGCGGCCGCCAAGGCCAACCCGGGCAAGCTGACCTATGGGTCGGCCGGCATCGGTTCGTCCAATCACCTGTCCGGTGAGCTGTTCGCGGATAACGCCGGCATCAAGCTGACGCACGTGCCCTACAAAGGCAACGCGCCGGCGCAAGGCGACCTGATCGCGGATCGGATCACCATCCTGTTCGACTTGAATACCACGGCCAAGGCCCTGGTCGACAGCGGGCGGGTGCGGGCGCTGGCGGTGACGTCCGCGCAACGCAATCCCATGTTCAAGGACGTGCCGACCATGGTCGAGGCCGGTTATCCGAAGTTCGTGTTCGACGGCTGGCTGGGCATCCTGGCGCCGGCCGGCACGCCGGCCGACGTGGTCAAGACCCTGTCCGACGCCACCCAGAAAATACTGGCGGAGCCGCACTTCCGCGAGCAGATGCAGGCGTCGGGCTACACCCTGATGCCCGGCACGCCCAAGGCGCTGGGCGAACGGGTGGCGCGGGAAGGCAAGCAATTCGACGATCTGGCCGAACGCGCCAATCTTCGCCAATTCTAAGGGAGCGTGTGTATGTCGAAATACCTGGCAGGCCATCTGGTAGCGGACTTCCTGGCGCACAACGGTGTGGATACGGTGTTCGGCATCATCTCCGTCCACAACATTCCCATCATGGACGGCGTGACGCTCAACAAGACCATCCGCATGGTGATGACTCGCGGCGAGACAGGCGCCGCCCATATGGCCGACGGCCTGGCGCGGGCGACCGGCAAGGTCGGCGTGGTGATCAGCAGCACGGGACCCGGCGCGTCGAACGCCGTGCCCGGCCTGGTCGAGGCCAGATTCGCGGGCACGCCCTTGCTGCACCTTACGGGGCAGAGCGCCACGGCGCACCTGGGTCGCGATACCGGCGCGGTTCACGATGTGCCCGATCAGTTGGGCATGTTGAGCGCCGTCAGCAAGAAGGCCTATCGCGTGGAAACCGCGGGCGACACGCTGGCCGTCTTGAAACAGGCCTGGGCCGACGCGCTGACGGCACCGGCGGGTCCCGTCAGCGTGGAGATTCCCATCGATATCCAGCGCAGCGTCGTGGACCGGCCCGTGCATGCGCAAGACTGGCTGGCCCCGGCGCCACGCGTCGCGGAACCCGCGGCCGCCGACGTCGACGCGCTGTTGCGGGCGCTGCGTGGCGCGCGCCGCCCGATGATCTGGGCGGGCGGTGGTGCACGTGACGCGGGCCGTGAGCTTGCCGCGCTGGTGGACATGGGGGTCGGCATGGTCACCAGCTGGAACGGCCATGGCGTGGTCAGCGATGACCGCCCGGAAAACCTGGGCGGACTGAACGGGCCAGGCAGTCCCGCGGTGCAGGCGCTGTACGAACAGGCGGATCTTCTGCTGGTGGTCGGATCGCGCCTGCGCGGGCACGAGACCCTGGATCACAAGTTGAAGCTGCCCGCCAGGCTGGTCAGGATCGATGTGGACAGCGCCGCGCGGACGCGCGGCTACCCCTGCGAGTCCTTCGTCCACGGCGACGCGGCCGCGACCTTGCGGCAAGTGGTCAGCCGGCTGCGTGAGGAGCCGCTACAGCTTGATCAGGCCTTCACGGCGGCCGTACGCGCCGCCAAGACGCGCGCCATCGAGGACTTCAAACAGACCCTCGGACCGTATGCCGACTTTGCATCTCAGCTGCGGGCGGTGATGCCCGCCAGCGCGGTATTCGCGCGCGACATCACGCTGAGCAACAGCACCTGGGGGCATCGACTGTTCCCGCTGCACGATCAGCGCCAGAACATCTATCCGGTGGGCGCGGGCATCGGCCAGGGCCTGCAACTGGGCATAGGCGCGGCGATCGGCAGCAAGGACCGCAAGGTGGTGGTGCTGACCGGCGACGGCGGTTTCTTCTTCAACATGACGGAGATATGGACGGCGGTGCAGGAGGCCGCCGACATGGTGATGATCGTCATGAACGATGGCGGCTACGGCGTCATCAAGCATATGCAGGACGCCATGTGCGAGGGCCGCTACGCGCACAGCAATCTGCTGGCGCCGGATCTGCTGAAGCTGGCGGAGCTGGCCGGCATGCAAGCCTGGCGGGTCAGCCGCGCCGAGGACTTCGGCAAGACGGTCGAGCACGCGCTGGCCGTGCAGGGGCCCACCCTGGTGGAAGTCGACATGCTGGCCATCGGACCTTTCCCGCCTTACTACCCTTACTCCGCGATGATCGCCGCGGCCAGGACGGCGTCAGCCGAGCCGGCCACGGCGGCAGGTGGATGACATAGACGCAACACCCGGCACGCGCGCTGCCAGTGCCGCGCGCGTGCCGCCTTTTTCCAAAACCCAAGTCAGCAGGATGCAGCAATGGATTTCCGTCTGAGTGACGAGCAAGAGCAGATCAAGTCCGCCATCGAACGCTTGTGCGAGCCTTTCGATGACGATTACTGGTTCAAGAAGGATAAGGAGGGCGGTTTCCCCTTCGACTTCCACCAGGCCCTGGCGCAAGCCGGCTGGCTGGGCATCGCCATGCCGCAGGAATACGGTGGCGCCGGCCTGGGCATCAGCGAAGCGGCCTTGATGATGCACACCATCTCCGCCACCGGCGCGGGGCTGTCGGGCGCGTCCGCGGTGCACATGAATATCTTCGGCCTGCACCCGGTGGTGGTGTTCGGCAATGACGAGCAGAAGCAGAGGTGGTTGCCGGCGCTGATCGCGGGCAAGGACAAGGCCTGCTTCGGCGTCACCGAGCCCAATACGGGCTTGAACACCTTGAAGCTGAAGACCCGCGCCGTGCGCCAGGGCGATCATTACGTGGTCACCGGGCAGAAAGTGTGGATCTCCACCGCGCAGGTGGCCAACAAGATTCTGCTGCTGGCGCGCACCAAGCCCATCGAAGAGTGCAAGGGCAGTGAAGGGCTCAGCCTGTTCTATACGGACCTGGACCGGAGCGCCATCGAAGTCCACGAGATCGAGAAGATGGGCCGCAAGTGCGTCGATTCGAACCAGCTGTTCATCGACAACCTGCGCATACCCGTCGAGGATCGTATCGGCGAAGAGGGCAAGGGCTTCAGCTACATCCTGCATGGTCTGAATCCGGAACGCATCCTGATCGCCGCCGAAGCGGTGGGCCTGGGCCGCGCCGCCTTGCGCCGGGCCGCGCAATACGCCAACGAGCGCGAAGTGTTCGATCGCCCGATCGGCAAGAACCAGGGCATCCAGCATCCCCTGGCCAAGTCGTGGATGGAGTTGGAAGCCGCGTACCTGATGGTGCAGAAAGCCGCGTGGATGTACGACCAGAAGGAGCAATGCGGCGCGGAAGCCAACAGCGCGAAATTCCTGGGCGCCGAAGCCTGCTACCGGGCGTGCGAGAACGCCATCTTCACGCACGGCGGCATGGGCTACGCCAAGGAATATCACGTGGAGCGCTACCTGCGCGAGGCATGGATACCCCGCCTCGCGCCGGTCAGCCCGCAGATGATCATGAGCTTCATCGCGGAAAAGGCCCTGGGACTGCCGAAGTCCTATTGACCGTGGTCCGACCGGGCGCCGGTGGCCATTGCTGCTGGCGATTATGCCGCCGGTATCTCCAGCCGCTCCAGATCGGCCAGCAGCTTGGGCCCCGTCGGGTTCCAGCCCAGCGCCGCGCGTGTCTGGGCGCTGGACGCCGGCAGGTCCATGCCCGCGAACATGGCCATCCAGCCGAAGTGCGCTGCTGCCTGTTCAGGGGCTATCGACGCGGTGGGCAGCTTCAGCACGCGGCCGAGCACTTCGCAGATATCGCGCACCGCCACGCCTTCCTCGGCGACCGCATGATAGCGGGCGCCTGGCTGCTGTTTTTCGATGGCCAGGCGATAAAGACGAGCGACGTCCAGCACGTGGGCCGCCGGATAGCGGTTCTGGCCTTCACCGACATAGGCGACGACGCCTTTGTCACGGGCGATGCCGATGAGCGGCGTGATCAGGCCTTGCCGGGTGGTGTCATGCACCTGGGGCAGACGCATGGTGATCACGTTGATGCCCTGGGCAGCCAGGGCGGCGCCGGCCTGTTCCGACAGCTTGCGCGGATTCGGATGCTCGAAGTTCACCACGTCTTCGGTGGCGGGCTGGCCGTGCGCGCCGGAGCCCATGCCGGTTCCCGACGTGATGATGATGGGGCGATCGGAGCCGACCAGGCCGCTGCCCAGCGCCGCGATGGCACGTTCGTCCTTCTCGCAATTCGCCACGAAGTTGGAGAAGTTGTGATCGAAGGCGCAGTGGATGACGGCATCGGCTTGCGACGCGCCGTTGCGCAGGCTGTCCAGGTCCTCCAGGTCGCCGCGGTGTACCTGGGCGCCGGCGGCGGCCAGCGCTTGCGCACCGGTATCCGACCGGGTCATTCCCAGCACCTGGTGGCCGTTGACTATGAGTTCCTTGACGATGGCCGAACCGATGAAGCCGGTAGCGCCGGTAACGAAGACACGCATGGTTGATTTCTCCTGAGTGCGATGCGAACACCGTCACTGTCGGCTTAAACGCACTCAGGAAAAAGTAGTGACGTTATACAGGTATAGAAGCTAACAGGCTGGCCTCAGCCCTGCGCTTCCTGCGCGATGCCTTCCAGCGCGGCCAGCGCGTCGTCCGGCAGATCGAGGTCGCCGCTGGCCAGGTTCTCCTGAAGATGGCCGACCGAGGACGTGCCGGGAATCAGCAGGATGTTGGGCGAGCGGCGCAGCAGCCAGGCCAGGGCCACCTGCATGGGCGTGGCGTTCAACTGTTTGGCCACGTCGGACAGGGTGGCCGATTGCAGCGGGCTGAAGCCCCCCAGCGGGAAGAACGGCACGTAGGCGATACCGTCCCGGGCCAGGGCGTCGATCAGGTCGTCGTCGTCCCGATGCGCCAGGTTGTACTGGTTCTGCACGCACACGATGTCGCAGATGGCGCGGCCCTGCGCGATCTGCTTGGCGGTGGCGTTGCTCAGGCCGATATGCCGGATCAGGCCTTTCTGCTGCAAGCCGGCCAGCACGGACAGGGTCGGCTCGATGTCGCCTTCGGCGGGACCATGGACGTCGAACATCAATCGCAGGTTGACCACATCGATCACATCCAGGCCCAGATTGCGCAGGTTGTCGTGGACGGCGGCGGTCAGGTCTTCCGGTGAAAACGCCGGCTGCCAGGACGCATCGGCGCCGCGCTTCGCGCCTACCTTGGTGACGATGCGCAGGGTGTCGGGGTAGGGCGCCAGGGCCTCGCGGATCAGCTGGTTGGTGATGTGAGGGCCGTAGAAATCGCTGGTATCGATGTGGTCGACACCCGCTTCGATGGCGGCGCGCAGGACCGCCAGCGCGGCCGCCTTGTCCTTGGGCGGACCGAAGACACCCGGGCCGGCCAGCTGCATGGCGCCGTAGCCGAGGCGCTTCACATCACGGCCAGCCAGCGGGAAGGTGCGGGGGTAGGGATTGCGGGACATGGACAGGTCTCCTGGTGAGGTCGTCTGGAGTGGATGTTGCGTTGACACTAGCCGTGTCAGCCATGACGACAAGATAAACACTCTGGCGGCCGTTGATAATCCCGTACAATCCGTACGGGCTGTGCGGAATAGAGAACAATGAAAACCGACCTGAATGATCTCAATGCCTTCGCGGCCGTGGCCATGGCCGGCGGCTTTCGCGACGCGGCGCGGCTGCACGACACCAGCGCGTCCCGCCTGAGCGATGCCGTGCGCAGATTGGAAGCGCAATTGGGCGTGCGCCTGCTGCATCGGACCACGCGCAGCGTGTCCTTGACGGAGGCGGGCAGGGGCCTGCTGACTCGCCTGGAGCCGGCGCTGACGGAAATGCAGTCGGCGCTGGAGGCGGTGAACGGCTTTCGCGACCGGCCCGCCGGTACCTTGCGGCTGAATGTTCCCGTCAGCGTGGCGCGTCTGGTCCTGCCCGCCATCGTCTCCCCTTTTCTGGCGGCGTACCCGGACATCCGCCTTGATATCGTGGCGGAAGAAAGCTTCATCGACATCCTGGCGGAAGGGTGTGACGCAGGCATACGGTATGGCGAGCGGCTGGAGCAGGACATGATCGCCGTGCCCATCGGGCCGCGCACGCAACGCATGGCCGCCGCGGCCGCGCCCGCCTACCTGGCCCGGCACGGCACGCCGGCGCATCCCCGCGACCTGATGCAGCATGCCTGCCTGCGCGGCCGCTTTCCCAGCGGCAATATGGCGGCCTGGGAGTTCGCCCGCGACGGCGAGACCTTGCGCATCGATGGCACGGGACCGCTGGTGGTGTTGATCGGCGGGGGCGTGGATCTGGCGGTGGACGCGGCCATCGGTGGCAGCGGCGTCGTCTACCTGTTCGAAGAGTGGCTGCGGCCACACCTGGACAGTGGCGCCCTGGTGCCCGTGCTCGAACCCTGGTGGCAAAGTTTCCCCGGCCCTTTCCTGTACTACTCCGGCCGCCGCTTCATGCCCACGCCGCTGCAGGCCTTCGTCGACTTCGTCAAGGCCACCAACGCCGCCAATGCCACTGATGCCACCAAAGCCGCCCATGGCCCCGATGCTATGATCGTTGCGCCGTGACACGCGGCCGTGGCAGTGAGGGCTGCCGCGCATAGTCGCTGGGCTCGCTCAGGGGGAGTGGCGGTCGATGTCGCGCATCCGTAGCCTGCTGTCCGCAGTGGTCGCCCCCATCGTGCGGGTGACGGGAAATCGGCCCCATGTCGTCGGTATCGCGGGCAGCGTCATCGCCATCATCGCGGTGCTGATCCCGCTGGCGATGATGTGGCTCATACGCCAGCAAGTCATCGATCACCATCGCGAGACCTCCGAGAATCTGAACGCGATGATCGCGCTGGATCTGGAAAACAATTTCCGCTTCTATGATGTCCAGCTGCGGGATCTGGTCAGCGATGAACAGGCGCTGTTGTCCAGGACGCCCGTCATGGTCGGCGATCCGGTGAACCAGAGAATCTTCAAGAGCCTGCCGGCGGAAGCCTATGTGGAAGGCAAGTACGTCGTCGACAAGGCTGGCGTGGTCGTGGCGTCGCAATGGGATACTCAGGACAATCTGGGTGTGCGGGTGGACGACCGGGCGTATTTCACCGCGCAGAAGAACAGTCCTGACACCGGCTTGTTCATCTCCCATCCCTATCTTTCCAAGACGCGCCAGGGCGGCCTGTACATCGCGCTGAGCCGCCGTTTGAGTGGCGCGGATGGGACGTTCACGGGCATTGCCTTGTTCGAAGTGCGCCTGGAGTTGTTCCAACGTCTGTTCGACCGCATCTATCTGGAGGCGCCCGGCGTGGTCGAGATTCTGCTGCAGGATGGCACGACGATCGCATCGAAGCCCTATTCGGACACCGTGGTAGGTCGCAGCGCCGCGACCTCGCCCATTTATGCGGCCATGGCCGGCCGTGACAGCGGCACGCTCATTGCCCGGGGCCGCGGCGATGTCGAGCGCCTCTACACGTTTCGCCGCGTCGCCGGCCTGCCGTTCATCGTCCTGGTCGCGCCTTCCATGCACGATGTGCTCGATGAATGGAATCGGCATTTCCGTCTGGCGGCGGCGGCGTCCTTGTTCTGGGGGCTCGCATTGACCGCGGGCGCGTGGCTGCTGGCCTTCACGCTGGGGGAGAAGCAGCGTGTCCAGGGGGAACTGGCCAAGCTGGCCGCCACGGACCCGCTTACGCAATTGCACAACCGGCGGACCTTCGACGAGCGCTTCCAGGTGCAGTGGCAGAGCGCGGCGCGGACGCGGCGGCCGGTCTCGGTCCTGTACATCGACATCGACCGCTTCAAGCTGTTCAACGACACCTACGGGCACGCCGAGGGCGACAAGGTATTGGCCGCGGTGGCGCGGTGCATAGGCAGATCGATACGGCGTTCCGTGGACGTGGTGGCCCGTTACGGTGGGGAAGAGTTCGTGGTGCTGTTGCCCGAGACGGAACTGGCGGGCGCGCAATCGGTGGCCGAGACCGTGCGCGCGAACGTGCGCGCCCTGGACATGGAAAACAAGGGAACCGACATCGGCCGGGTGACGGTCAGCATCGGTTGCGCGAGCTGCGTCCCGGCGGCTAGCGAGCAGGGCATCGCGTTGTTGCAGGCCGCCGACGGCCTGCTTTATCAGGCCAAGGAGTCGGGGCGCGATCAGGTGCGGGCCGCATTTTTCGAAGCCTTGCCGGCATGTGCCCCATCCTGATTCAAAGTCAGAAAATTCGCATCGCCGTGGGGCGCGCGATGCACCAAAATGGGACTCATAAGCATGTGACTTGCGCTGGCGGATTGAGCGGTTACCATAGCGCGTGTCCTTGCTTCATGCACCCGTCGCGGGGGTCTGGCAAGCGACGTTGTTCCTCTCCGCTGTTGCCGACGCTGTTCTCGAATTAAATCCCTATGTCCATCTCTCCAGGCGTGGCCGACGGCCTTGCCGCTCCTTCCATCCAACTTTCCGCCGCGCAGACGCGGCGCGCGCTGTTTGCCCTCGGTGTCGGCGGCTTCGCCATCGGCACCGGTGAATTCGTCATCATGGGCCTGCTGCCGGACGCGGCGCGCGACCTGGACATCAGCATTCCGCAGGCCGGCCATCTGATCAGCATTTACGCCCTGGGCGTGGTGATCGGCGCGCCTTTATTGGCGGTGCTGGGCGCGCGCTGGGCCCGCCGCTCGTTCCTGATCGGACTGATGCTGGTGTTCGCGCTGGGCAATTTCGTCAGCGCCATGGCGCCCGGTTTCGTTTCGATGGCGCTCGCGCGTTTCGCGACGGGCTTTCCCCACGGGACCTACTTCGGCGTCGCGGCCCTGGTGGCGGCCGGACTGGTGGCGCCGCATCGGCGCGCGCAGGCCGTGGCCATGGTCCTGCTGGGCTTGACCATCGCCACCCTGATCGGCGTGCCCATCGCGGCGGCGATCGGGCAGATGCTGGGGTGGCGTTCCGCCTTCGCCATCGTCGGCGCCATCGGTTTGCTGACGGCTTACGCCGTGTGGCGCTGGGTGCCTTACGTGGCGGGCGACAAACGCGCCAGCCCTTTGCGCGAACTCAGCGCCTTGCGCAACAAGCAGGTGGTGCTGACGCTGGGCATCGGCGCCATCGGTTCTGGCGGCATCTTCACGGTGTTCAGCTATATCAAGCCGACCATGACCGAGCTGGCGCATATGCCCGAGGCTTGGGTGCCGGTGGTGTTGGCGCTGTTCGGCGCGGGCATGGTGTCCGGCAACCTGATGGGTTCACGCTTCGCCGACCGCAATATGGAGAAGACCATACGCTCGGTGCTGATCTGGGCCGTAGGGGTGATGGGCGCGTTCTACTTCTCGGCCCATAGTCCTTTCCTGGGGCCGCTGAACGTGCTGCTGATCGGCACCGTGGTGGCGCTGGCGGCGACCCTGCAGACGCGCTTGATGGACGTGGCGGGCGACGCGCAGACCCTGGCCGCTGCCTTGAATCACTCCGCCTTCAACATCGCCAATGCGCTGGGCGCCTGGCTGGGCGGCCTGTCCATCGACGCCGGCCTGGGCTGGTCGTCGACGGGCTGGGTCGGCAGCCTGCTGGCGCTGGCCGGCCTGGGCATTCATGCCTGGGCGCTGGCGGACATGCGGGCCAAGAAAGCGCAAGCCTGACGCCTAACGCAGCAGGAAGCCCAGCTCGTTGAGGATGGCCCGCAGATCATAGCGCTGGTCGGCCGGGTTGGCCTTCAGGCGGTTCAGGATGTGGTCGGTCCACAAGGGGTGTTCGATGGACTGCTTCTTCCAGAACGCATCCAGGGCGCGGTTATAGGTCTCGACCGCGTCCAGCTGCCCAGCGCCGTCGTAGTACTCGTGATGCAGCACGGCGGCCTGGGGCAGGCGCGGCTTGACGTGATGCGACACCGACTCGTCCGCATAACCGATGGCGGTGCCGAATACCGGGAACACGTGCGGCGGCAGTTTCAGGTCCGCCGCGAGCGCGCGGACGTGGCTGCGGATGGCGCCCACATAGACGGCGCCCAGGCCCAGCGATTCCGCGGCCAGCACGGCGTTCTGGGCCGCCAGGCCCGCTTCCACCGACGCCAGCACGATGGACTCGACGAAGTCGCCGCCATTGATCGTCGAGTCACGGTCCTCGGACACCTGCCGCGCGCGGGAGAAGTCCGCCAGCCAGATCAGGAACAGCGGCGCCTGGCGCACGAAACCTTCATTGCGCGTGCCGACGGCCAGCCGGGCCTTGTGCTCGGGGTCTTGCACCGCGATCACGCTCCACACTTGCAGATTGGACGATGTCGATGCCGATTGCGCCGCCGCGATCAAGGTAGGCAGCACTTCGGGCGCCAAAGGCGTGGGCGCGAAGGCGCGCACCGAGCGATGGCCTAGCGCCAGCCGGATGGTGGGGTTGTCGAGGACGGGATACGCACCGGCGACTTCGGCGCCATAGCGATGGGTCAGCAGCGCATCGACGGCAGGGGGCGATGCGGGGGCAAGCTTGGTTGCGGTCATCTCGGCACTCGTAGTGGGAGCTCGAAAAGCGGAGGCTTTAAAAGCGGAGCAGGAAAGGACTTTGTATTCTAGGTGCGCCGCTTATGGAAAGGGGGTATTAGCATAGGTTCAGTCCACCATCTGAAACCACCACTTCCCCCGTCAGATAATCCGCCGCCACCAGCATCGCCACCACGTGCGCGATATCGTCCGGGCTGGCCGCCCGCCGCATGGGCGAACGTTCCTTCCATAAGCGCTGCGCGTCGGTCCAGGCGGCCGTCAACGGCGTATCGACCAGGCCCGGCGCGACGGCGTTCACCCGGATGTCAGGCGCCAAGGTCGTCGCGAGCAGCTTCGTCACGTGGTTGAGAGCGGCCTTGGTGGCGGCGTAGGGGATGGAGGCGCCCTTGGGCCGCACCCCGGCATGGGAACTGATATTCACCACGCTGGCAGGGCGGCCCCGGCCCGCGGCGGCCCGCAAGGCGGCCTCCGCCGCGCTGACCAGGCGAAAGGGCGCGACCACGTTGACTTCGTAAAGCTCGTGCCAGATGTCTGGTGTGGCGGCGGCCAGGTCGCCATGGGGAATGACGTGGCTGATGCCGGCGTTGTTCACCAGCACGTCCAGGCGGCCCCAGGTGGCGACGGCTTCCCGGACCAGCCGGTCGCGGTCGCTGTCGTCCGCCAGGTCCGCTTGCAGATAGGCCGCGTGCTCCAGGTCCCGCGCCATGGCCATGCCGACATCGACCGAGGAACGTGAATGCAGGATGACGGCGTAGCCTTCCCGGACCAGCCGGCGCGCGACCGCCGCGCCTATGCCGGAAGTCGAACCGGTGACGAGCGCGACCGGGCGGTCGGCGCTGGAAGCAGGGCGGGAGTGGGTCATGTGGGCAGGTGTCCTGGCACGCGGGGGTAGGTCAAGGTGAAGCGGATCCGCGCGGATCCCAAGTCTATTGCATCGTCCAGGCACTGCGCCGTGGCGCTGCCGCCATGCAGCACCATGATGGCGCGCACGATGGATAGCCCCAGCCCGCTGGCGTCGGAATCCGCGCTGCGCGACATGTCGGCCCGGTAGAAACGGTCGAACAGCTTGTGCAGGCGTTCGGGCTCGATATAAGGCCCGACGTTCTCCACGTGCACCATCACGAAATCGGGCCCTTCCTGCGTACTCAGGGTCACCACGCTGTCGGGGTCGGCGTAGCGTACGGCGTTGGCCACCAGATTGCCCAGGGCGCGGCGGAACAGGATGGGGTCGGCCTGGACGCCGCCATGCGCTTTGGACGCCAGGCGTATGCCGCGTTCCTCCGCCAGTCCCTCGAAATAATCGGCGATGCGCTCGAATTCGACGGTCATGTCCAGCGGCGCATGATCGAGAACCGATTGGGCATTGTCCGCG is a window of Bordetella sp. N DNA encoding:
- a CDS encoding SDR family NAD(P)-dependent oxidoreductase — its product is MTHSRPASSADRPVALVTGSTSGIGAAVARRLVREGYAVILHSRSSVDVGMAMARDLEHAAYLQADLADDSDRDRLVREAVATWGRLDVLVNNAGISHVIPHGDLAAATPDIWHELYEVNVVAPFRLVSAAEAALRAAAGRGRPASVVNISSHAGVRPKGASIPYAATKAALNHVTKLLATTLAPDIRVNAVAPGLVDTPLTAAWTDAQRLWKERSPMRRAASPDDIAHVVAMLVAADYLTGEVVVSDGGLNLC